acgaggacgacgacgaagaAGGAAGCAGGCTGGCGAGGAGGTTCGGCGAGGTGGCGGGGCGCCGGCGAGGTGGCGGGGCACCGGGGTGAGGCGGGGCAGCACCAGGCGGCGTCGGCGTCGAGTCCCCGATCTCGATCTAGATCGGGGGAAGTGGGCGATGTGGGGTAGTGCGCGGTTAGGGTTACGGGGTGTGGGGGGTTATGGGCGCGGctggtgggccggcctgctgggctgtGGCCCGGAggggttctttttttcttttctttttttctgtctCTTGCCTTTGTTTGTTttggttttctatttttattttctatttattacttttctattttattctattttaattttagttttataaaatataactacgactcctaaattaatgttataaGTTATTCTACTACCACAAAAAGTTTGACTCCTAAATAAAATAGTTTGTATTATTGTAATTTTTTTAAAGGCATCTAATTAATTGTCATAGTTGTTGTTTTAATTACTTTAAAGTCTTTAAACGttctataaaagtgtggtttctccatcggtattatccatgatttatttgacacattttggacatcttagttttaatgtttggaaacttttgttgtttgacaatatttaaattttgaatttgaaagtttCGAACcgacgtgagattagcaacagcaaatcgaggtgacgtggcatcattagcagtggtttactgtagcttaattatccgggcgtcataaTGGTGGATGAGGAGCAGCCTGCGCTGGCTCCTATGTCAAAATTCCGGCAGACGCTGGAGGAGCAGAGGTACAACCTACTCCTCCAACCTCTGCTCCTCGAGCAGCACCGGCTGGCGGAGGGCCAAATCTACGATGAGGGCGCAAACGAGGAGGCTGTGGCTGCCATGACACGGCAGATGGAGGAGCGGTCATCGATGGGAATACAAAGGAAGTGGACGACAGGCGCTCCCGTAGAATAGCTTTAGGGTCCGGCTGCTTTTTTaatgaaaaaatgttcaaaattataATGAATTTCGTGCAGTTTATATAGAAATCCGCCGTATTTGTATAAATTTCTTCCGGTCAGTTAAAACTTGGATCAAAATGTATGCATGCAACGTTAAATGGCCGGTTCCCACATCCGTGTCCGTGGACTGGTCGTCCCTTGTCCCGCAGACGAATGCAGGAGCAAATTTGCGGTTCAGCACTGGAGATGCCCTTAACCCTTTTCTTGCAAATGTAATTGTTTGTTCAATCCAACTGTTCTGGTTACTGGTCTAAACTACTTATTTCTTAGTAGCGTTTGTGTCAAGTTTAGATGACTCTTCAGTCTTGTTTGTAATTTTAGTTATTGGCTGATGTTTTTTTATGTAAAGGCTAGCGTTTTACTGTTTTTTTAGTTTTGCCAGGTTAATATGTACTTGACTTATACTATAATTTTTATAATATAAATGAGAAAATATAAATGAGAAACGTGTTACTATGAAGAAAAAGATTACGTATTATACATAGTGGGGACTCAGCATGTGCGACGGAATCAGCGGCGACGCCTGCGGAGTCGGCAGAGAGCCTTGAGCATGGGTGGCCTCTCCCCGGGGTCCGGAATGGTGCACTCCACGCCCAGCCTGAACACGGCCGCCATCTCCTTCACGTGTCGTGCTCGGTCTGGGATCCGGATGTCCACGACGACTTCGCTGAAACCTCTACCGTCCTCCTCCTCGCAGTGCCTCCGTGCCCAGGTTGCCAAGTGGCCACCCGGCACCGCTTCGTTGGCCACCCGACCGGTGACGAGCTCCAGCAGCACCACGCCGAAGCTGTACACGTCCACCTTCTCCGTCACCACGGTCGCATACTCTGGAGCCGTGTAGCCGAATATGTTGGCAGCCGTGAGCTCCGAGGCAGGCACCGGGTGGTCCAGCCCGGCGAGGTTGACCCGTGCCAGGCCGAAGCCTGCGATCTTGGGCCTGAGGTCACGGTCGAGCAGGATGCTGGTAGAGTTGATGTTGTGGTGAACGATGTGGTAGTTGCTGCGTCCGTGGTGCAGGTAACAGAGCCCTCTGGCGACGCCGATGGCGATGGACCGCCTCGTCGGCCAGTCCAACTGCGACGTCGCCGTCTGCCGCCGCTCGGCCTCCGGCAGGGGGAGGGGAAGGGGGCCCGGGTGCAGCCACTGGTGGAGGCTGCCGTTGTCCATGTGGTCGTAGACGAGCAGGATGAAGGTGTCCctccagatggaacccacgaggttgATGATGTTCGCGTGACGGATGCCGCCCAGCAGGTTCACCTCCGACTGGCACCGGCCGTCGAGATCGACGACGCCCCGTGCCGTCGACTCGTTCTCGTTCTGGGACAGCTTCTTGACCAGCACCGTCCTTGCGCTAGTGCCTCCGGCTCCGGCGTCTTGAAGCTGGACGCGGTACAGCGCCGACTGGTATCTGGATGTCGCACCGTTGCTGCGCATCGCGTTGTCGTCGCGGATGCTTCCAACTATATGTTGCTCACTGTACCGCAGAGCAAGGCTGCAGCTCCTTCGGCTGGTGCCGCGCCGGAACcatccgtagggcgcctgcgccatCA
The Triticum dicoccoides isolate Atlit2015 ecotype Zavitan chromosome 3A, WEW_v2.0, whole genome shotgun sequence genome window above contains:
- the LOC119272754 gene encoding receptor-like protein kinase 7 translates to MQVVRRASFMQGQGQLAGRGLMAQAPYGWFRRGTSRRSCSLALRYSEQHIVGSIRDDNAMRSNGATSRYQSALYRVQLQDAGAGGTSARTVLVKKLSQNENESTARGVVDLDGRCQSEVNLLGGIRHANIINLVGSIWRDTFILLVYDHMDNGSLHQWLHPGPLPLPLPEAERRQTATSQLDWPTRRSIAIGVARGLCYLHHGRSNYHIVHHNINSTSILLDRDLRPKIAGFGLARVNLAGLDHPVPASELTAANIFGYTAPEYATVVTEKVDVYSFGVVLLELVTGRVANEAVPGGHLATWARRHCEEEDGRGFSEVVVDIRIPDRARHVKEMAAVFRLGVECTIPDPGERPPMLKALCRLRRRRR